The Haloterrigena turkmenica DSM 5511 genome includes the window GAACTCGGCGTTCTCGGGATCGGTCGGAATCACCGTGTTGTACTTCACGACGCCCTCAATCTCGCGGGCGATCGGCGTGTGGTTGTTCTGCCAGTAGTCGACGAACTCCTCGTGGCTCATTCCCTCTTGTCGGACGAGAAACGCGGAGTGCTTGTAGAGTCCGTCGGTGTCGCTGGACTTCGTCCGGTTGCTCGTGGAGCTACGCTCCACGCTGTCGCCGTCAACCTCGTCCTTCTGGACGATTTCCTCGCCGATGAACCTGGGTCGCTCCTCGACCGCGAGGAAGTTGTCGACGTCCTCGCGAGCCTCCTTCGCTTTCCCCTTCTCGGGGTCGTAGTCGCGCGACCCCTCGCTGCCCAGTGCGTCGTGGAGCGCCTCGAGGTCCTCGAAGTACAGTTCCGCCAGGCCGTCGAACTCGGCGTGGTCCGGTTTCGTCGGCAACACCTGCTGATAGCGCACGACGCCCTCGATCTCGCGGGCGATCGGCGTGTGGTTGTTCTGCCAGTAGTCGGCGAACTCCTCGTGGGACATCCCGTCCTTACGGACCAGTAACGCGACGTGTTTGTACATCACGACTGTGTTTTCCGCACAGTACAATAAATGGTGAGGCCTGTGACCGCGCCGCACGCCGTCGCGTTCCGACACCCCCGACGTAGACCGTCCGAAGCGGCGGTGTCAGAGCGACTCGCCACGGACGAACAGCTGCCGTCCCGCCTCGCGGGTCTCCGCGTACCCGTCGTAGTACTCCATGAGCTGGAGCAACGCACCGGTCGGGTTCGACGGCGCCACGAACGCTTCGCCCCAGTGTTCGAATTCGGCGTAATCGGCGACCGGGACGTCGTGTGCGTCGAGGACGTCGACCGCTCGCTCCAAGTCGGCGACCTCGAGCGTGACGTGGTGGAGGCCGGGGCCGCGTCGCTCGAGGAACTCGGTCAGGAACGATTCCGAGCCGTCCTCGGGAGCGATGAGCTCGAGCCGGGAAGCGTCGCCGAGGACGTACGTCGCCCAGGTGAACGCACCGTACTCGCTCGCCTCCTCGTGGATCTTCTCGCAGCCGAGGACGAATAGCAGTTCTTCGGCGTCGTCGATCGATTCGACGGCGATCCCGACGTGATCGACGCGCATCGCTGGCATCTCGGGCATACGGTGGAAACGACGGCCGACGCACATAGTTGTTTGGTGCATGTGAACAGTCACCGCGACCAACGGAATCACATCGCACCGATAGAACAAAGTCGGCGGACGGCAACCGTATAGATGCATGATAACATTGGTCGAGTTTCTCGTCCGGGACGACGAGTACAGCCACGAGGAATTCGTCGAACGGTGGCAGGGTGACCACGCCGAGCTGGCTCGCGAACTCCCCGGTCTGAAACGGTACAGCACGTCCGTTCCGACGGACCCCGACGACGCGGAGTACGACGGCATCCTCGAGCTCGCGTTCGAGGACGGACGGGCCATGAACGAGGCGTTCGAGTCGGACGTCGGTCAGGAGGTCATGGACGACGCCGCGGAGTTCACCGTTCCCGGCGCGGGACCGCGAATGGTCGTCGAAGAGACCGTACACGTGGACGCCGACGAATGACGACGACCGCGTCCGCACTCGTCGAGACGCTCGAAGAACTCGGCGTCGAGTACGTCTTCGGCTATCCGGGCGGCCGAGTCATCGAACTGCTCGACCACCTCCCCGAATCTGACGTGGACCTCGTCAGACCGCGCGACGAGCGCGAGGCGAGCGTCATGGCGGAGACCTACGGCCGTCTCACGGGGCGGCCGGGCGTTCTCGCCGGGCAGGGGCCGTGGATCGGCAGCCTCGGGATGATCGGTCAGATGGAGGCGCGGCTGTCCTCGTCGCCGATGGTCGTGCTCACCGAGGCCTCCGAGCGCGGCGAGTACTCGACGCTGGCACCGTACCAGCAAGCCCGCGGGGATTACGGCGGGTTCAGCCTCCCCTCGATCCTCGACGGGGTATCCAAGGAGTGGTGGTTTCCACGCACGCCGGTCGAAACCCTGCGCTCGACGCAGCTAGCGTTCAAACACGCCGTCGCCGCCCGTCCCGGTCCGACCGCGATCATCCTGGACGGCGACGCGATCACCGACGACGTCCCCGACGATCCCACGCCGACCGCGTGGGACGCCGTTTCCCAGACCCGGACATGGGACGCCGCGCCGTCCGCGTCGGACGTCGCCGACGCCGTCGACGCGCTCGAGGGAGCGGAGCGGCCGGTGATCGTCGCGGGCAACGGCGTCCACGCCGCGCAGGCCTACGACGAACTCGCGGCGGTCGCCGAGGCGTACGACTGCGTCGTCGTCACCTCGTATCTCGGCAAATCGACCTATCCCGAGACCGACGACCGCGCCGCCGGCGTCATGGGGTCGTTCGGGCACGAAGGTGCGAATCAGGTCGTCAGCGAGGCCGATACGTTGCTCGTCGCCGGCTGTCGGCTGAACCCGATGGACACGAACTGGCAGGCGCCTGAGTTCATCCGGCCGGACGAACAGATGATCGTCCACGCGGACGTCGACGCGCGCAACGCGGGCTGGGTTTACCCCGCCGACGTCGGCCTCATCGGCGACGCGAAGGAGAGCCTCGCCGCGCTCGCCGACGCCGGCGACGCGTCGAACGACTGGGCGATGGAACGCGCGGCGGCGGCCGAAGAGTGGTTTACCGCGCCCGAGTGCGAGGACGACTCGACGCCGATCAAACCCCAGCGCGCCGTCAAGGAGATCGAAGCGGTCGTCGACGAGGAGACAATCGTCACCGCCGACTCCGGCAACAACCGGTTCTGGCTGTTGTACTACCTGCAGACCCCGGCCGTCCGCACCTACTTCGGGAGCGGCGGCGTCGGGGGGATGGGATGGGCGAATCCGGCCGCGGTGTCGGCGGCGCTGACGACGGACAAGGACGTCGTCGCGGTCGCCGGAGACGGCGGCTTCTCGATGACGATGAACAGCGTCGAGACCGCCGTCGAATACGGCGTCGCGCCCACGTTCGTCGTCCTCAACGATACCAGCCTCGGGATGGTCCGACAGATGCAGGGCGAGGACGGCGACATCGCCGGCGTCGAGTTTCACGATACGGACTTCGCGAAAGCCGCCGAAGCCTTCGGCGCCGTCGGGACGCGCGCGACCGACCCCGAGGCGTTCGCCGCGGCGCTCGAGGACGGCAAGGCGGCCGACGTTCCCCACGTCATCGACGTGCGAATCGACCGCGAGGAAGACATGGCCGACACGCTGGCCTCCTCGTTCTACGAGTCGGTCGGGGGGCTGCACGAGTGACGATGCCTGACGGCCGACCCGAACGATCACCAACCTATACGTGAACCATCGACATATTACGGACACATGAACGACACCGACGCTACCGTACTGGT containing:
- a CDS encoding EthD domain-containing protein, which produces MYKHVALLVRKDGMSHEEFADYWQNNHTPIAREIEGVVRYQQVLPTKPDHAEFDGLAELYFEDLEALHDALGSEGSRDYDPEKGKAKEAREDVDNFLAVEERPRFIGEEIVQKDEVDGDSVERSSTSNRTKSSDTDGLYKHSAFLVRQEGMSHEEFVDYWQNNHTPIAREIEGVVKYNTVIPTDPENAEFDGVAELYFEDLEKLYDALGSEGSRDYDPEKGKAKEARDDVDNFLAIDERPRFIGRERLVKAEE
- a CDS encoding VOC family protein, with the protein product MPEMPAMRVDHVGIAVESIDDAEELLFVLGCEKIHEEASEYGAFTWATYVLGDASRLELIAPEDGSESFLTEFLERRGPGLHHVTLEVADLERAVDVLDAHDVPVADYAEFEHWGEAFVAPSNPTGALLQLMEYYDGYAETREAGRQLFVRGESL
- a CDS encoding thiamine pyrophosphate-binding protein — translated: MTTTASALVETLEELGVEYVFGYPGGRVIELLDHLPESDVDLVRPRDEREASVMAETYGRLTGRPGVLAGQGPWIGSLGMIGQMEARLSSSPMVVLTEASERGEYSTLAPYQQARGDYGGFSLPSILDGVSKEWWFPRTPVETLRSTQLAFKHAVAARPGPTAIILDGDAITDDVPDDPTPTAWDAVSQTRTWDAAPSASDVADAVDALEGAERPVIVAGNGVHAAQAYDELAAVAEAYDCVVVTSYLGKSTYPETDDRAAGVMGSFGHEGANQVVSEADTLLVAGCRLNPMDTNWQAPEFIRPDEQMIVHADVDARNAGWVYPADVGLIGDAKESLAALADAGDASNDWAMERAAAAEEWFTAPECEDDSTPIKPQRAVKEIEAVVDEETIVTADSGNNRFWLLYYLQTPAVRTYFGSGGVGGMGWANPAAVSAALTTDKDVVAVAGDGGFSMTMNSVETAVEYGVAPTFVVLNDTSLGMVRQMQGEDGDIAGVEFHDTDFAKAAEAFGAVGTRATDPEAFAAALEDGKAADVPHVIDVRIDREEDMADTLASSFYESVGGLHE
- a CDS encoding EthD family reductase — its product is MITLVEFLVRDDEYSHEEFVERWQGDHAELARELPGLKRYSTSVPTDPDDAEYDGILELAFEDGRAMNEAFESDVGQEVMDDAAEFTVPGAGPRMVVEETVHVDADE